The DNA sequence AGTGCTGCCGGGGTACACGCAACTCGCCACCAGCAACGCCAGCACAGGCAACGTATACCGCAAGGTGTGGTACCGTATCGCTGATGGTACGGAGGGGGCTACGGTCTCCACCTCCAATTCCTTTGGGGACCGCAGTGCCCATGTCACCTACCGCATCGCAGCGGGGACCTATACGGGTCTGCCGTACATATCCACCAATGCCAACAATACCAACAACGCGCCCGACCCCAACAACCTCAACCCCGGACTGGGCGTGCGGAAATACCTATGGCTGGCCAGTGCGCATGCCGCGGAATCACAAACCTTCAGCATTCCGGCCACTTTCAGCGATGCCGTGGATTCCAGGACCACCGCGAGCAGCACCAGCGATCAACATGCCCAAGTGATCACGGCACGCCGATTCCTTGAAGCCGCACAATTGAACGTAGGCCCATTCGGTTTGGGAGGCAATGCCACACATACCGCATGGACCTTGGCCATACAAGGCGCGGATGGTTCCCACGCCACTGTCCGGAATGGGCATGTGGTGACGGTGACGGAGGACGGTTCCGTGGATGATCTGGTAGTGGAGAGCACCGGCCTGCTGGACATCAGCACAGGCTCATTGGTCATCAACGGCACCAGCGTGGTCGTCAATGGCTCCATCGAGGGCGCATCGGGACATCTGATCCTCGGGGACATCAACGAAGCGGCCATTCTTGTCCAAGGTTCCGGCAGCATGGACCTGTTCGATCTGACCGCACGCACGCCGGCCGATGTGACCTTGGAAGTGGATCTCGACATCCGCGGAACCTTGGCGGTACGTGCGGGCGACTTCGATGCCACCAGCGCCACGGTAAGGCTGATCAGCAACGTGGATGGCACTGGCCGCCTGGACTCCTTGGTAGCCGGTACCAGTTACACCGGCATACTGACCATGCAGCGCTATATTCCCCAAGGGGCCACCAACTGGCGCCTGTTGGGAAGTGCGGTGGACGGACAGACCTTGCAGCATTGGAAGGATGACTTCCTCACGGCGGGCTTCCCGGGAAGCCATTTCCCGAATTTCGACATGCCTGTGGGCAGCGGCATCCTCTGGCCCAGCATCCGCTACTACAATGAAACGCACCTTGGTCCCAACCCACTCGATGGCCTCACAGGAGCCGAGAGCATCACTGAGCCGCTTTCCGTGGGCAAGGGTTGGGCGGTCTGGTGCGGCGACACCCTGGGGACCACCGCCGCTTTCACGATCGATGTCAAGGGTCCACCGCGGATCGCGCAGACGCCCATCGCCTTGCCGGTGAGCTGGAGCAATGGCGGAACGCCCTTGGTGGATGGCTACAACCTGGTGAGCAACCCGCTGCCCTCGCCGATCTCCTTCGCGGCGATCCAAAGAGGTGCCGATGTGGAGAACTACTACTGGGTCTTCAACCCGGTGGACGGCAACAACGCCACATGGAACGGTACCGTGGGTGCGAATGGCGCGAACGGTATCATCCAGAGCAGCCAGGGCTTCTGGCTGAAGGCGAATGGACCTTCCGTGGCCACCACGGTGCATGAAAGCGCCAAGGTCTCCGGCAATACCGGTGGCATTTTCGGGGGGCTCACCACACTCCCGCCGATGGTGCGTCTCACCCTGCAGGGCAACAACAGCTTCAAGGATGAAGCGGTTGTGGTATTCCAGGATGGTACACCGCAGTTGAACAGCGGTGACGTGCCCAAGCTCAGTTGGAGCAGTGCTGGCGCCCCGCGGATCGCTTTGCGCAGTGCGGAGGGCGTGGACTTGACGATCGACATGTATGGGGAGTACACCACGGACATCAGCATCCCCGTGCTGGTGCAGGCACCGTCGGCAGGCACCTACAAGGTGCGCGCCAGTGACATGGTGGGCATCAACAGCCTGACCTGCCTGACGCTCGTGGACCTGGTGACCGGGACGATCACACCATTGACCGAAGGCGCGGAGTATACCTTCAGCATGCCCGCGAGCCCCAACACCAACACACCAAGATTGCTGCTGCGCGCCTCCGCGCCTCTCCCGCAGTACGCCACCGATGCCACCTGCTCCGATGCCGCGAATGGTAGCGCCACCGTGGTGAACATCGGCGAGAATGCCATCGAGGTGACCTGGAGTGACCTCCTCAACAACGTCCTGCTCGTGCAATCCGATGTTCTGGGCGTGGCGACCTTCACTGGTCTACAGGCCGGGGAGTACAATGTGACCGTGAGCAGCGACGCTGGATGCGGCCCGCTCTCTTCCATCATCACCATCGATGCGCCAGATGCACTGATAGCCGACGTGGAGAGCACCGAGGCCAGCTGCCCGGATGCCGAGGACGGCATGCTCACGGTGGAGGCCGTGGGTGGCACGGCTCCCTATTCCTATCTGTGGGACAACGGGGGAGAGGAAGCCCACATCACGGGAGCAACAGGCGGTTATGCCGTGACCATCACCGATGCGAACGGTTGTGTGTTGCAGGTCTCCGGACTTTCCATTGGTGCGGGCCAGGGTCCTGTGGCCGCCTTCTCCCATGGACCGGGGCCGGTCGTGGTCGGTACGCCGGTGGAGTTCACCAACAACAGCATCGACATGCAGTCGAGCACATGGGACTTTGGCGATGGGAACGGCTCCACCGAACCGGATCCCACGCATACCTACACCATGGCCGGCATTTACACTGTGACGCTGACCGTGAACAATGGCGATTGCACGGACAGTTGGTCCACCGAAGTGGTCGTGGAACTCAGCACCGGACTTGAGGACATCGGCCCGACGGGGATCACTTCCTGGGCCGCTGATGACCAACTGTTCCTGGACCACGATCTCGAGGGCGGTATGATGCAGGTGGAGTTGCTGGATGTGGCGGGCAAGCTGCATCATCAGTGGAGCGTTGGTGCGATGCCAGGGCGGGTATCCTTCCCCATGGCTGGTCTCAGCGCCGGTGTTTGGGTGGTCCGCGTGATCCACGATGGAGCGCAACACACCTTCCGCGTGCCCCTGGTGCGCTGATCGAAGCCACTGCCTGACGAAGCCCCGCCGAGGTCAACACCGGCGGGGCTTCGTGTTCTTCGCCATCGCGATCACTGCGGCCCTTGGTCCGCGCGGTGCTTGGCGTCCTGCAATACACTGTCCAGGTCCCAGTGGATACGATGCAGGAAGGGTGACTTGCGCTCGGGGCAATCCGCCAGGGCGCAGATGCCGCAGGAGCTGGGCACGCAGGGATCCATGTGGATGAAGAGCTCCACCGGCCGGGGGCTGCGTTCGTTCACCAGCCGTTCCATGGCGGCGATCTCCGCATGTGCCCGTTCCAGCGGGTAGTACCAGGGCAGCGTCACATGACAATCGATGTGCAAGGTGCGGCCGAAGCTCACCACGCGGAAGTTGTGCAGGTCCACCCAGTCCGGTCGCCTGGCCGCTTCCAGGATGGCGATGGTGGTCCGCGCCGTCACCATGTCCGTCTCGTCCATCATGCCCGCCACCGCTTTGCGCAGCACGCGGAAGCCCTGCACGGTGATGAAGACACCGAAGCCGGCCGCGAACACACTGTCGATCCAGACCAGGTCCGTGAGCAGGATGAGCACCAGACCGCCGAGCATGGCCACCGTGCTCCATGCGTCGCTGAGCAGATGTGTGCCACCGGCCACCAGGGTGGGGGAGTGGTGGCGTTTGCCACGCTGCAGCAGCACGAGTCCCATCACCAGGTTGATGGCGCCGGCCAGCGAGGTGAGCACGATGCCCTCCTCCAACCGGTGCAACTCGTTGCCCGCCAGGAAGGCCATCGCCGCACGCACCACGATCGCCATACCGGCCAGCATCACCAACGTGCCCTCGATGCCCGCACTTATGAATTCCACTTTCCCATGGCCGTAGGGATGCTCACGGTCGCGGGGCTTGCTGGCCAGCACCAGGCTGTACAGCGCGAAGGCACCGGCCACCACGTTCACGATGCTTTCCAGCGCATCGGCCAGGATCGCCGAACTGTCCGTCCGGTGCCAGGCAAGGAACTTGATGCCCATGAGCAGCGCACCTGTTCCCAGCACCCAGGCTTGTACACGGATGTCGCCACGCGCCGTCATGGGACAAGTGTAACGCGGCGCAGGTAACTTGGCCGCATGGATGTCCAAGTGCTGGCCCGACGGGCTTTGGTGGGATTGGATTCGGGCCTGATCGACCGCATGCTCGCCGAAGGCCGCGTGGTGGAAGTGCCCGAGGGCACCCATCTCCTTCACGAAGGCGGCTATGTGCGTGAACTCCCCGTGCTGTTGGAGGGATTGGTGCGCGTGTACATCGGGCATGAGGACAAGGAATTGCTGCTCTATTGGATCCAACCTTCGGATAGTTGCGTGATGAGCTTCGCCTCCCTGCTGGAGCGCGCCCCCAGCCGCATCAACGCGGTGACCGAGAAGCCCAGCACGCTGCTGATGGTGCCCGAGGCCCTGGTGCGCACCTGGCTGCGTGAACATCCCGATTTCGCCGAGTTGATGTTCCGCAACTACGCCGAGCGCTATACCGATATGCTCCGCACCGTGGAACAGGTGGCCTTTGGTGATCTGCCCACGCGCCTGCTGGAATACCTGCGCAAGCTGGGCACCGTGGGTGGTGAACCCTGGATGGACCTGCGCCACGCCAAGCTGGCCCAGGAACTCGGCACCGCGCGCGAGGTGGTGACCCGAACCCTGAAGAAGCTCGAACGCGAAGGTGCGATCGAGCAAGGTCCCAAAGGCATCCGCGTGCTGAAGTGACATCGGTCACCGGCGCCGGGTGGCCAGCTTCCAACCTTTGCGATGGTTAGGCGTTTTCCTGCCACAAGAACCTCCGATCCCATGAAGACCAACATCGGCTCCTTGGACCGTGTGCTGCGCATCGCCTTGGCACTTGTGTGTTCCGTACTGTATTTCACCGGAGTGGCCTCCGGCGTATGGGGTGCCGTGGCCCTGGTGGTGGGCGGTGCCATGCTCGTCACCGCCGCTGTGGGGTGGTGCGGCCTGTACCAATTGACGGGCATCAACACCTGCAAGGCGAAATAGGCCTGGAGCGCCTATTGTCAGGGCACGGGGCCATGGCCCTGTGAGGATGGCCCATCGTTCTCCCTGAGCTTCAGGGAACCTAATGGGCCGGGTTGCGTATCCTTGCGCCGTTTTTCAAGGACCCCCTCCCGCATGTTCATCCTGATGGCGCTCCTCTTCGTGCTGGGCTACCTGGCCATCGCGTTGGAGCACCCCCTGCGCATCAACAAGGCCGCCTCGGCCATCCTCACCGGCGCCGCGGTCTGGACCGTGCTCATGCTGGGGCAGAATGCCATTTTCCCCGAGGGCGGGCATGGCGGCCACGAAGGACTGACACACCACTTGCTGGAGCACCTCGGCGAGATCGGCTCCATCCTCTTTTTCCTCATGGGCGCCATGACCATCGTGGAACTCGTGGACGTGCATGAGGGCTTCCGCGTGATCACCGACCGTATCACCGCCAAGAAGAAGTACGCGTTGCTCTGGGTCATCTGCCTGCTCAGCTTCTTCATGAGCGCCGCGCTCGACAACCTCACCACCACCATCGTCATGTGCGCCCTGTTGCGCAAGCTCATCAAGGACAAGGAGACGCTCTGGACCTTCGCCGGCATGGTGGTGATCAGCGCCAACGCCGGCGGCGCATGGTCGCCCATCGGCGACATCACCACCATCATGCTCTGGATCGGCGGGCAGGTCACCACCTTCAACATCATCGCCAAGCTCATAATACCCAGCCTGGTATGCCTCATCCTGCCCCTCTTGTGGATGGCACGCGTGGTGAAGGGTGAGGTGGAGCGCCCCGATGCGGTACGCCCCAGTGGCCACCACGGCGGCAATGTCACCGAGGGCGAGCGCAAGCTGGTCTTCACCCTGGGGGTGGGCGCACTGCTCTTCGTGCCCGTCTTCAAGGCCGTTACGCACCTGCCGCCGTTCATGGGCGTGATGCTCGGCCTGGGCGTGCTGTGGGTGGTGACCGAAGTGATCCACATGCGGCATGGCGTGGACAAGCGCGGCGACCTGATGGTGACCGCCGTGCTACGCCGGATCGACATGCCCAGCGTGCTCTTCTTCCTGGGCATCCTGGTGGCCGTGGCGGGCCTGCAGGTGGCCGGCCACCTCACCTTGCTGGCCCAGGGGCTGGACCACAGCTTTGGTGGCGACATCTACCTGATCAACGGCGCCATCGGGGTCCTCAGTTCCATCGTGGACAACGTGCCCCTGGTGGCCGCGGCCATGGGCATGTACCCCATGACCATCTATCCTCCCGACCACCTCTTCTGGGAGTTGCTCGCCCTTTGCGCCGGCACGGGTGGCAGCCTGCTCATCATCGGTTCGGCCGCCGGCGTTGCCGCCATGGGCATCCTGCACATCGACTTCATCTGGTACATCAAGCGGATGATGATCCCCGCCGCCATCGGCTACTTCGGTGGCATGGCCACCTTCTGGCTCATGTTCCACTGAGCCGATCGGCCCCCGATCGTGGATAATGCCGGGAGACTTAGATCCCCGTTCACATCCGCCGACCCTGATCCTGCGATCTTTGCGCCCGGAAACGATCCGGTGCCGATGGTCGCCCTCTACGCCCGCCTGCCGCTGATGGCCGCCCTGCTGCTGGGGAGCGCCATGCTTCAGGCCCAGACCACGGTCTTCTTCCAAGGATTCGAGAACGATGCGGTGGCCTGCACCGGCGAGAACTGGCCTTACACCGGAGGTGTGCGAAATAGCCAGACCGCCCGTACAGGCAGTTGGTCGCTACGGGTGGGCAGGCAGGGTGAAAGCAACAGCGTGATCTTCACGGACCGTAACGTCACCGGCCTGGACAACATCCAGTTGCAGGTGTACCACAGGGTACTGCCAGCGCCCAATCCTTTGGGTGGTGATGGGCACGGCATGGATGTGCGCGAAGGTGCGGTCATGCTCGTTCGGTTGAACGGAGGCGCCTGGACCCCGATCGGCCGGGTGGGCGGGTTCGACAACCACAACTATGCATGGAACGCGGCCATGGGAGGTGCCCCATCGGTATCGGCGGGGTGCAATGTCTACCAAGCACCGAACCCCTTGCTGTACGATGTGCCCGCAGGCACCACCACCATTGGGTTCCGCGTGATCAGCATTGGCCTCAACGGCAGCACCTGCGCCACGTTCAACACCGCCATGAACGCGGGCACGACACCCAGCCTGTACGACCGCACGGATGAGGGCTTCTACATCGACGACCTGCGCCTCACCACCACCACCACCACGCCCTTGCCCGGCATCTGGACCGGTGCCGCAAGCACCGACTGGTTCAACTGCGCCAATTGGAGCTTCGGCTACGTGCCCACGGCGGTGACGCCCGTGCGCATAGAGCAGACCGCGAGCGCCGGATGCATTGTTGGCGTGACGGGCACCGCCACAGCGGAATGCGCCTCCATTCTTCACCGATCCACCACGGGCACCAGCCGCAACCTCACGGTCTCCAACGGCAGCACGCTCAACATCTATGGTCCGCTCACGGTGGAACGGAGCAATGTGAACACCGCCCTGGTGACCGGTGTGGTGCAGAGCAGCACGCTGTCCGCCACCAGCATCAACCTCATCGGAAGCGCGCCGGGCAACTACGACGCGGTGGTGCGGGCCGAGACCAATGGCACACGCATCCTGGTGGAGACCGACGTCACCATCAACGGTGGTGGCCTGCTGGATCTGGAGAGTTTCGCCGGTGGTGGGCGTTTGGAACTGGGCCGCGACTTCATCAACCTGCGCGATGAAACGCATTTCCACCAAGTGAGCAGCACGGTGGTCTTCAATGGCAATGGGGCACAGAACATCAGCACGGCCAACGGATCGGAGGTCTTCCACAACCTGCGGGTGGAGAAGACCGGTGGCGATCTGTCGCTGCT is a window from the Flavobacteriales bacterium genome containing:
- a CDS encoding Crp/Fnr family transcriptional regulator; this translates as MDVQVLARRALVGLDSGLIDRMLAEGRVVEVPEGTHLLHEGGYVRELPVLLEGLVRVYIGHEDKELLLYWIQPSDSCVMSFASLLERAPSRINAVTEKPSTLLMVPEALVRTWLREHPDFAELMFRNYAERYTDMLRTVEQVAFGDLPTRLLEYLRKLGTVGGEPWMDLRHAKLAQELGTAREVVTRTLKKLEREGAIEQGPKGIRVLK
- a CDS encoding DUF2892 domain-containing protein, with translation MKTNIGSLDRVLRIALALVCSVLYFTGVASGVWGAVALVVGGAMLVTAAVGWCGLYQLTGINTCKAK
- a CDS encoding cation transporter, translating into MTARGDIRVQAWVLGTGALLMGIKFLAWHRTDSSAILADALESIVNVVAGAFALYSLVLASKPRDREHPYGHGKVEFISAGIEGTLVMLAGMAIVVRAAMAFLAGNELHRLEEGIVLTSLAGAINLVMGLVLLQRGKRHHSPTLVAGGTHLLSDAWSTVAMLGGLVLILLTDLVWIDSVFAAGFGVFITVQGFRVLRKAVAGMMDETDMVTARTTIAILEAARRPDWVDLHNFRVVSFGRTLHIDCHVTLPWYYPLERAHAEIAAMERLVNERSPRPVELFIHMDPCVPSSCGICALADCPERKSPFLHRIHWDLDSVLQDAKHRADQGPQ
- a CDS encoding PKD domain-containing protein, yielding MLTVEAVGGTAPYSYLWDNGGEEAHITGATGGYAVTITDANGCVLQVSGLSIGAGQGPVAAFSHGPGPVVVGTPVEFTNNSIDMQSSTWDFGDGNGSTEPDPTHTYTMAGIYTVTLTVNNGDCTDSWSTEVVVELSTGLEDIGPTGITSWAADDQLFLDHDLEGGMMQVELLDVAGKLHHQWSVGAMPGRVSFPMAGLSAGVWVVRVIHDGAQHTFRVPLVR
- a CDS encoding T9SS type A sorting domain-containing protein gives rise to the protein MVALYARLPLMAALLLGSAMLQAQTTVFFQGFENDAVACTGENWPYTGGVRNSQTARTGSWSLRVGRQGESNSVIFTDRNVTGLDNIQLQVYHRVLPAPNPLGGDGHGMDVREGAVMLVRLNGGAWTPIGRVGGFDNHNYAWNAAMGGAPSVSAGCNVYQAPNPLLYDVPAGTTTIGFRVISIGLNGSTCATFNTAMNAGTTPSLYDRTDEGFYIDDLRLTTTTTTPLPGIWTGAASTDWFNCANWSFGYVPTAVTPVRIEQTASAGCIVGVTGTATAECASILHRSTTGTSRNLTVSNGSTLNIYGPLTVERSNVNTALVTGVVQSSTLSATSINLIGSAPGNYDAVVRAETNGTRILVETDVTINGGGLLDLESFAGGGRLELGRDFINLRDETHFHQVSSTVVFNGNGAQNISTANGSEVFHNLRVEKTGGDLSLLSPVQVNNQLALVGGRVFTSPTELLTLGATATVLLSSDASFVHGPMEKIGLVDFMFPVGKGNSLRPCGVGGIAGVAGDAFTAEYFPESAREFPFANVLEPTLDHVSDCEYWTIGRSHGSPNATVRLTWDTPESCGVTDLPSLRVAYWDVAIWRDRGNGGATGDVNSGIVPTSGTQTDFGDFTLASINGSNPLPITLLHFRARPELGRVRLDWATAMEMDNDHFTVERGADGLHFADLLQVPGAGHSQTVLHYLAWDDRPLGGISYYRLRQTDHDGTSAWSDMVAVRFEGPGALNVWAVDGVLQVQHPLPADALLELFDASGRLLLGRIAGGEGLVTLDAGSYVPGVYLLRASHGDRVLVMRFVR
- the nhaD gene encoding sodium:proton antiporter NhaD, with protein sequence MFILMALLFVLGYLAIALEHPLRINKAASAILTGAAVWTVLMLGQNAIFPEGGHGGHEGLTHHLLEHLGEIGSILFFLMGAMTIVELVDVHEGFRVITDRITAKKKYALLWVICLLSFFMSAALDNLTTTIVMCALLRKLIKDKETLWTFAGMVVISANAGGAWSPIGDITTIMLWIGGQVTTFNIIAKLIIPSLVCLILPLLWMARVVKGEVERPDAVRPSGHHGGNVTEGERKLVFTLGVGALLFVPVFKAVTHLPPFMGVMLGLGVLWVVTEVIHMRHGVDKRGDLMVTAVLRRIDMPSVLFFLGILVAVAGLQVAGHLTLLAQGLDHSFGGDIYLINGAIGVLSSIVDNVPLVAAAMGMYPMTIYPPDHLFWELLALCAGTGGSLLIIGSAAGVAAMGILHIDFIWYIKRMMIPAAIGYFGGMATFWLMFH